The nucleotide window TGTAATAACTTATTATCCAATTATAagttcttaaataaaaatttaaatctacAAGGCTGCGTTTATTTACATAGACATGACATTGAAATAAGGAATAGAGACATAAAATCATGTTtgactttttattattatattttttgttttattttttgaataagaaaaaataaattaaatttttataatttattttagtttatcacaaaataaaatataagaacacaaattttttgttatctagtcttatcttatctatttttataaataaatgcattctaataaattaatttttagtctgTCGAATAGAAAAATAGcgtgaaaaattaaaataaaaagcagTCATATACAAACACAGGTTATGGATTGTTTTTGTTAGGCACCACACACGTCCCCGTAAGTCACGGTAATAGGGagcaaaaaaaatccaaaaatgacAGCATTCATAACCTATACGACACGAAACAactcaaattattttattttatatgtaaCTATTCAGtgtttcatttttcaaaaatatttgatacaaaAAATAGCCAATATTAAATGAGAGTTGTCTAAATCGAAAGATGTAGATTCGAAAACAGATTATGATCCCGTTTCAGAAAATAATAGACACGTGAAAATTTCCATCAAGCACAACATTCCCCCGAATAATTAGAGTCTAGTTGGTTTAGTTAGTCCCCATCGTTTAATACTTACCTAATACCGAAAATAATTAAGAagataatcaattaaaaaatacttaatttggtaaaatttttaagagatatttatactttttaaaaatataattactattattttttattaaaaaatatttttattagtttgatttattaaaaaatctatttctcaaaaattaattttaataaattattttaaaaaggtaAAAACTTTACCGAATAATTGCCAAGTCAAGGTTGAAAAATGAAAGCAAAAATGTACGACCCTACCTGGCGGCTTTCTTAGAATAATAATGGCGAATATTATCATCCAATTTTGATAATGAAACTAAACGTCAATGATAATAACCTCACTGATATTCATAGAAAGCTAAACAGATATTTCTTCTTGAACGCGTTACCCCACACTATACGTATATGGTATCACTATAAATACATATCTCTTACCCTTCCACCTTTGCTCATAACAaaaactgtttttttttttttttctatctaatagcttaaataatgaaaatggaaaacaaGTTACCAATGATACTTGTGGCCATGGCACTTGTCATGATTGCGAGTGTTAGTGCTCAAAATTGTGGATGTGCATCGGACTTGTGTTGTAGCAAGTACGGATACTGTGGCACCGGCGACGATTATTGCGGCGACGGATGTCAACAGGGTCCTTGCTATAGCTCACCAAGCACTCCGAGCACTCCTAGCTCCGGCAGCGGTAGTGTTAACGTCGCCGACGTAGTCACACAAGATTTCTTCAATTCTATAATCAGCCAAGCTGCTGCTAATTGTGAAGGCAAAAATTTTTACACTCGCGACGCTTTTCTTAGCGCTCTCAATTCCTACAGTACTTTTGGTCAGCTGAGCTCAACCGACGACTCTAAGCGCGAAATTGCAGCTGCCTTTGCTCATTTTACACACGAAACTGGCTGTGAgtatatatgaatttaattttgatacattataAATATTAAGGTAAAAACTTCAGTGCAGTCGACTTAAAACCttagataatttaattgatttaactaaatttttatctaacgactctcaactatcaacttcacgtgaagtcgactgtacCTTGAGTTTCACCAAATATTAAACGTTTTATACTGTCAGAACATTTAATGACGGTAACCTATACATGTAGACTTTTGTTATATTAATGAGCAAAATGGTGCATCACACAACTATTGTGACTCAAGCTACACACAATATCCATGCAACCCTAACAAGCAATACTTTGGTCGTGGACCTCTCCAACTAACATGGAACTACAACTACGGAGCGGCCGGAAACGCGAACAATTTCGACGGATTGAATGCGCCGGAGACGGTGGGGAATGATGCCGTGGTGTCATTCAAGGCGGCGTTGTGGTTTTGGATGACCAATGTAAGGCCAGTTGAGAGCCAGGGGTTTGGTGCAACCATTAGGGCCATTAATAGTGGTGAATGCAATGGTGGTAACACTTCGGAGATGAACGATCGTGTGAACCTATACAAACAATACTGTCAAGATTTTGGTGTTGCTCCTGGTGATAATCTTACTTGCTAAGTTAATAATGATGATGTAGTTGGAagaaatattaataatgatgttataattaataataacaatggatTACCCTCTTCACTAGTAATAATCCTCGATTATTGTATCTTTTATATACGAATGAAAATAAAGTGAATACCAGGATTATTTTATGGCTTAATTTGATTTTGGTACAGTGTTATTCCTTTATCATTTTGTTACAGTGATAAACGACATAGTTAACCAATTATATcttaaatgacataatttttttatattcatttaaaattatttaaaattatttaatttaataattaataatacataaataatattttaaattttaaaatgtgataaaaaaaactcaaaatataTTTGAGTGGAAGGTTTTTTTTTCCAATCGaattaaattagattgaaaaatttattgtgaaaataatatttcaatTGAAAAGTTCAAATcgcaaataaaattaagatagaatttaaagttatttattttcACTTAGTGTATAATTGTATATATAAATAGTGAGTCCTGAAATAATTCTCTCCCGATGAGATACATAAGATTACACAAATAGAAAGTCTAATAGTAGTTGATACGTTACCTGTATCCTCGGTCACCCGACATACTCGGCAAGCAAACACTTTGAGGCCGACGTTGTATCAACCGCCCGATAAGCTCGGCAGGTGCACAGATAAGCTCGGCCTCACCCATTCGAAGAAATAGGAAACGTGCTCAACAAACCTAATCACCAAAACAGAATATCATAACCAACCTAAAAACTAGGACTGATCCACATGAAA belongs to Arachis duranensis cultivar V14167 chromosome 8, aradu.V14167.gnm2.J7QH, whole genome shotgun sequence and includes:
- the LOC107461405 gene encoding endochitinase PR4 — its product is MKMENKLPMILVAMALVMIASVSAQNCGCASDLCCSKYGYCGTGDDYCGDGCQQGPCYSSPSTPSTPSSGSGSVNVADVVTQDFFNSIISQAAANCEGKNFYTRDAFLSALNSYSTFGQLSSTDDSKREIAAAFAHFTHETGYFCYINEQNGASHNYCDSSYTQYPCNPNKQYFGRGPLQLTWNYNYGAAGNANNFDGLNAPETVGNDAVVSFKAALWFWMTNVRPVESQGFGATIRAINSGECNGGNTSEMNDRVNLYKQYCQDFGVAPGDNLTC